From a single Chitinophaga sp. Cy-1792 genomic region:
- the creD gene encoding cell envelope integrity protein CreD, giving the protein MENEIQQPSFYDRFAYALKAFIVFVLILVLLIPIMMVSSLVDERGSRYREAAAKIGESWGQQQTITGPLLAIPAKNDSSGYGYVYLMPRELKINGEVIPQELKRGIYNVNVYTAKMQLSGSFSMHDLQALHLSPSAIQPEKAVLALGLADLKGLSSQVKVKWNDQSYEFGAGTPGGIFHAHYPGSSETMIPASSGIQAAIPLPYGTSDSVFNFTVDIALKGSTKLVFSPVGKSTVISINSSWPSPSFDDVMLPVERKVTDKGFTASWEMQDLKRDFPQTWIDNQYNINKDDFGVSLITPVDTYQQTSRSVKYAFLLICLTFFVYYIVETAQQRSVHPVQYGLIGIALCIFYVLLLSVSEQLGFGLAYLIASVMTIGLISAYTASVLSTRIAISIGAVLALIYAFVYIIISAEDYALLMGSFGLFITLAGIMFYSRKINWNRTRKNVAVHS; this is encoded by the coding sequence ATGGAAAACGAAATACAACAGCCATCGTTCTACGACCGTTTTGCCTATGCGTTAAAGGCTTTTATAGTTTTTGTACTGATCCTTGTTTTGTTGATACCTATCATGATGGTGAGCAGCCTTGTGGACGAGCGTGGTTCACGTTACCGCGAAGCGGCTGCCAAAATCGGGGAAAGCTGGGGCCAGCAACAAACAATAACCGGCCCTCTCCTGGCGATTCCTGCTAAAAATGATTCCAGCGGGTACGGCTATGTATACCTGATGCCACGCGAGCTAAAGATAAATGGCGAGGTAATCCCGCAGGAACTGAAAAGAGGAATTTATAACGTCAATGTCTATACTGCGAAAATGCAGTTAAGCGGTAGCTTTTCTATGCATGATCTACAGGCACTGCATCTCTCTCCTTCCGCCATTCAACCGGAGAAAGCAGTATTGGCATTGGGGTTGGCAGATCTGAAAGGATTAAGCAGCCAGGTAAAGGTGAAATGGAATGATCAATCCTATGAATTTGGGGCAGGCACACCTGGGGGCATTTTCCATGCACATTATCCTGGAAGCAGTGAAACAATGATCCCTGCATCTTCCGGCATTCAGGCTGCCATTCCCCTACCCTACGGAACTTCTGACAGCGTATTCAACTTTACAGTAGATATTGCCCTGAAAGGCTCTACGAAGCTGGTTTTCAGCCCTGTTGGCAAATCAACCGTTATAAGCATAAACTCCAGCTGGCCCAGTCCCAGCTTCGATGACGTGATGCTGCCTGTAGAACGTAAGGTGACTGATAAGGGCTTTACTGCCAGTTGGGAGATGCAGGACCTGAAAAGAGATTTTCCGCAGACATGGATTGATAACCAGTACAATATAAACAAGGATGATTTCGGAGTATCCCTGATCACTCCGGTGGATACCTATCAGCAAACGAGCAGATCTGTCAAGTATGCGTTCCTGCTGATATGTCTCACTTTCTTTGTGTACTATATCGTTGAAACAGCGCAGCAACGCAGCGTTCACCCTGTCCAGTACGGATTGATCGGTATCGCACTTTGCATCTTTTATGTGTTGCTGCTGTCTGTTTCAGAGCAGCTGGGATTTGGCCTCGCTTATCTCATTGCCAGTGTGATGACCATAGGCCTGATAAGCGCATACACGGCTTCTGTGCTCAGTACGCGGATAGCCATCAGCATTGGCGCTGTGCTTGCCCTGATCTATGCTTTTGTATATATCATTATCAGTGCGGAAGATTATGCACTCCTGATGGGTAGCTTTGGGCTCTTTATTACACTGGCAGGCATTATGTTTTATAGCAGGAAGATTAACTGGAACCGCACTCGTAAAAACGTCGCAGTACATTCATAA
- the arfB gene encoding alternative ribosome rescue aminoacyl-tRNA hydrolase ArfB, which produces MNIDVTPEISFRTARSGGKGGQNVNKVETMVEGYFDIGSTTLLTTEQQAIVREKLSNRINADGILLVKSQTARTQLGNKYEVIRKINDLINKALIPRKKRIATKPSKAMVEKRIQFKKRLSDKKQQRRGGNFE; this is translated from the coding sequence ATGAATATAGATGTAACTCCTGAGATCAGTTTCCGTACAGCACGTAGCGGGGGCAAGGGAGGACAAAACGTAAATAAGGTGGAAACCATGGTAGAAGGTTACTTTGACATCGGCTCCACAACCTTGTTAACCACTGAGCAACAAGCAATTGTAAGAGAAAAACTCTCCAACAGAATCAATGCCGACGGTATTTTGCTGGTAAAGTCACAAACGGCGCGCACACAGCTGGGAAATAAATACGAAGTGATCCGTAAAATCAATGACTTGATTAACAAAGCGCTGATTCCCCGGAAGAAACGTATTGCAACAAAACCTTCCAAAGCGATGGTAGAGAAGCGGATACAGTTCAAGAAAAGACTGTCCGACAAAAAGCAGCAACGCAGAGGCGGAAACTTTGAATAA
- a CDS encoding aspartate aminotransferase family protein — MNNRQLFLQHVAQTSDAPLALEIVKAEGMYMWDADGKKYLDLIAGISVCNVGHCHPSVVKAIQDQAQQYMHLLVYGEFVQSPQVSFAKLLTDHLPENLNTVYFTNSGAEAVEGAMKLAKRYTGRTEIAAFNRSYHGSTQGALSILGDEFWRNAYRPLLPGIQHLTYNDYASLDLITERTAAVIAESVQAEGGVNVPQLEWIYALREKCTATGTLLVLDEIQCGLGRNGTLWAFEQLGIVPDILLLGKALGGGMPLGAFISSRDIMWTLTNNPVLGHITTFGGHPVNCAAGRAGFQALLDLDVVKDVKAKGQLFHQHLKHPKIKEVRSLGLMMAIELENFESNKKTIDYCIANGVLTDWFLFAPECMRIAPPLIITEEEIIAACKIICEGLDRL, encoded by the coding sequence ATGAACAACAGACAACTTTTTTTGCAGCACGTAGCGCAAACGTCTGATGCCCCGCTGGCATTAGAAATAGTGAAAGCAGAAGGCATGTACATGTGGGATGCTGACGGTAAAAAATACCTTGATCTGATAGCTGGTATCAGCGTATGTAACGTAGGACACTGCCACCCTTCTGTAGTAAAAGCCATACAGGACCAGGCGCAGCAGTATATGCACCTGCTGGTGTACGGAGAATTCGTACAGTCGCCACAGGTATCCTTTGCCAAACTCCTGACAGATCATCTTCCAGAGAATCTTAACACTGTATATTTCACCAATTCCGGTGCAGAAGCTGTAGAAGGCGCCATGAAACTGGCAAAGCGTTATACCGGCAGAACTGAAATCGCGGCCTTTAATCGCAGCTATCATGGTTCTACCCAGGGAGCACTCAGCATCCTGGGAGATGAATTCTGGAGAAATGCCTACAGGCCTTTATTGCCAGGCATTCAGCACCTGACCTATAACGACTACGCTTCATTAGACCTTATCACGGAACGTACTGCTGCTGTGATCGCGGAAAGCGTACAGGCAGAAGGCGGCGTAAACGTACCGCAACTGGAATGGATATACGCATTACGTGAAAAATGTACTGCCACAGGTACTTTGCTGGTCCTGGACGAAATTCAATGCGGACTTGGCCGTAATGGTACATTATGGGCATTTGAGCAACTGGGTATCGTACCTGATATATTACTGCTGGGTAAGGCATTAGGTGGTGGTATGCCATTAGGTGCATTTATATCTTCCAGAGATATTATGTGGACGCTTACCAATAACCCTGTATTAGGCCACATTACTACGTTTGGCGGACATCCGGTGAATTGTGCCGCTGGCCGTGCAGGCTTCCAGGCATTGCTGGACCTGGATGTAGTAAAAGATGTGAAAGCAAAGGGACAGCTGTTCCACCAGCACCTGAAACATCCTAAAATAAAGGAAGTCCGCTCACTCGGCCTGATGATGGCCATTGAGCTGGAAAACTTTGAATCCAATAAGAAAACAATCGATTATTGCATCGCCAATGGTGTGCTGACAGACTGGTTCCTGTTTGCACCGGAATGTATGCGTATTGCACCGCCGCTCATTATTACCGAAGAAGAGATTATTGCAGCGTGTAAGATTATTTGTGAGGGATTGGATAGATTGTAA
- a CDS encoding DUF1361 domain-containing protein, whose product MQYLKQLFRKISLIAERPKLLHILYASIVFSLLLVTFRMYYTGSMLRASLVWNLFLAYIPFALTNWMERNPAEMKQRLNWYICFVVWLVFIPNAPYIITDLFHLFDGGVPVWFELFLICSFAFNGMLMGYMSIRSMEKMWSRRYTRWPAWLFSFPVLFLSSLGVYIGRYLRYNSWDVVKDPVTLTRDLIALFTHPWENRHAWAFTICMGVFLSLMYPLVKQRLSRDVQ is encoded by the coding sequence ATGCAGTATCTAAAGCAATTATTCAGAAAAATCAGCTTAATCGCAGAAAGGCCAAAGCTTTTACACATCCTCTATGCGAGCATCGTATTCAGCTTGTTGCTGGTTACCTTTCGTATGTACTATACCGGTAGTATGCTGAGAGCTTCGCTGGTATGGAACTTGTTCCTGGCATATATTCCTTTTGCACTCACTAACTGGATGGAAAGGAATCCTGCCGAAATGAAACAACGATTGAACTGGTATATCTGCTTTGTGGTATGGCTGGTGTTTATTCCGAATGCGCCGTACATTATCACTGATCTGTTTCACCTGTTCGACGGTGGTGTGCCGGTATGGTTCGAGCTTTTCCTCATCTGCTCTTTTGCCTTTAATGGTATGCTGATGGGATATATGTCGATACGCAGTATGGAGAAGATGTGGAGCCGCAGGTATACGCGCTGGCCGGCCTGGCTGTTCAGTTTCCCGGTTTTGTTCCTCAGCAGTCTGGGTGTTTATATTGGTCGTTATTTGCGTTATAACAGCTGGGATGTAGTAAAAGATCCTGTTACCCTTACAAGAGATTTGATCGCTTTATTTACCCATCCATGGGAAAACCGTCACGCCTGGGCTTTTACCATATGCATGGGCGTGTTCCTAAGCCTGATGTACCCGCTGGTCAAGCAACGTCTTTCACGAGACGTGCAATAA
- a CDS encoding DUF5686 family protein, with product MTDWKRIIATIFIVLAWPAGLIAQQYKIKGVIRDAHSQEIIPFATLQFTNTQTGMVSDAEGKYIFELNVIPADTLQVRVMGYNLTKMPVDRSLKEQTINFDIARSDVSLKAHEVKASVNWALILLRQIIRHKPENNYNRLDNYTYEVYNKLELDMKNLNKEKLSRNRFTKPFAFILNNIDSTSEDKPFLPIFLTESLSDYYYQAKPHKTKEVIKAARTSGIDNESVHKFLGGMYQNINIYDNFIPVFDKQFVSPINNNGAFYYDYKIADTQYISSQRFIKLNFTPKRKGENVFIGDIWVHDTTYAVYKTTLSVPSAANLNFVRKVSLVQEFKQLPDSTWFLYKDKFIADFWAPSPNPAKTLDFIGRKTTTYSNVITNDTAATNIFADKRYPQNINLLDSARFQKDSFWTNNRPEDLSKNEAGIYKMVDSLQKMPLFQKYSNTIRFLATGYKPFGKLEWGPYYYAFSQNTLEGFRMRLDLGTTPKFSKDVYLYGYLAYGFNDEAYKGKISALWLLKKHPRMYLYGAYARDLDNGSHYYDEVGSDNIFTLAIRKNGVPQKFLLVDEKRVEFFKEYFSGFSHQVSLIHKWVRPFAPLPTVDAYKSMTTKGDPLTSAEVEVKLRYAFQEEFLEGNFYRYSLGSKFPIVEFKYALGIPGIANSSQQYNKLSLSVSDYVKLPPFGTLYYNVYGGRIFGNLPYTSLEVHPGNEIYYYNKYAFNMMNRFEFLSDRYAGFNLEHTIGNGIFAYIPLIKKLKWRQFWEAKGVIGSLSPANRALNLNNGYPFKTLDRDPYVEVGTGIENIFKFLRVDFVWRVSPTALPDDTNSKRFGVFGSFKLQF from the coding sequence ATGACAGACTGGAAAAGAATCATAGCAACCATTTTTATTGTATTAGCCTGGCCCGCAGGTTTGATAGCTCAACAGTATAAAATCAAAGGAGTAATCAGAGATGCGCATTCACAGGAAATTATACCTTTCGCCACCTTGCAATTCACTAATACTCAAACAGGTATGGTTAGTGATGCAGAGGGAAAATATATCTTTGAATTGAATGTAATCCCAGCAGACACACTACAGGTAAGGGTAATGGGCTACAATCTCACTAAAATGCCCGTAGACCGCAGTCTCAAGGAACAAACCATCAACTTCGATATAGCAAGGTCCGATGTTTCGCTCAAAGCACATGAGGTAAAAGCAAGCGTAAACTGGGCACTCATATTACTACGGCAAATCATCCGGCATAAACCAGAAAATAATTATAATAGGCTGGATAACTATACGTATGAGGTTTATAATAAACTTGAACTGGATATGAAAAACCTTAATAAGGAAAAATTATCCAGGAACAGATTTACCAAACCCTTCGCTTTTATCCTCAATAATATCGACAGTACTTCGGAAGACAAACCCTTTCTACCCATCTTCCTGACCGAATCATTATCTGATTACTACTACCAGGCAAAACCTCATAAAACCAAAGAGGTCATCAAAGCTGCCCGTACTTCAGGAATAGACAACGAAAGCGTTCACAAGTTCCTCGGTGGAATGTACCAGAACATCAACATCTACGATAACTTTATACCCGTATTCGATAAACAATTTGTAAGCCCGATCAACAACAACGGTGCTTTCTATTACGACTATAAAATCGCAGATACCCAGTACATCAGTTCCCAACGATTCATCAAACTAAACTTCACGCCTAAACGTAAAGGCGAAAATGTTTTCATTGGTGATATCTGGGTACATGATACGACTTATGCAGTTTATAAAACCACGCTCAGCGTACCTTCTGCCGCCAATCTCAACTTCGTACGAAAAGTGAGCCTGGTACAGGAATTCAAACAACTGCCAGATAGTACCTGGTTTCTCTATAAAGATAAATTTATCGCCGACTTCTGGGCGCCCAGCCCTAATCCGGCTAAAACGCTGGACTTCATAGGCCGTAAAACCACGACCTACTCCAACGTTATCACCAACGATACCGCTGCCACCAATATCTTTGCCGATAAAAGATATCCGCAGAATATCAATCTGCTGGACAGTGCACGCTTTCAGAAAGACTCTTTCTGGACAAACAACCGCCCGGAAGACCTGAGCAAAAACGAAGCTGGCATCTACAAAATGGTAGATAGTCTGCAGAAAATGCCACTGTTTCAGAAGTATTCCAATACGATCCGTTTCCTCGCTACCGGCTACAAGCCATTCGGCAAACTGGAATGGGGACCCTATTACTACGCATTTTCGCAGAACACACTGGAAGGCTTCCGTATGAGGCTGGACCTCGGTACCACGCCTAAATTCAGTAAAGATGTATACCTCTACGGCTACCTGGCATATGGCTTCAACGACGAAGCCTATAAAGGTAAAATCAGTGCGCTCTGGCTCCTGAAAAAACATCCGCGCATGTACCTCTATGGCGCCTATGCCCGCGATCTGGACAATGGTTCCCATTATTATGACGAAGTAGGATCTGATAATATATTCACCCTCGCCATCCGTAAAAATGGTGTACCACAGAAGTTTTTACTGGTAGATGAAAAACGCGTAGAGTTTTTCAAGGAATATTTTAGCGGATTTTCTCACCAGGTATCCCTGATACATAAGTGGGTAAGGCCTTTTGCGCCATTGCCTACTGTCGATGCCTACAAGTCGATGACCACCAAAGGTGATCCGCTGACCAGTGCAGAAGTGGAGGTAAAACTCCGATATGCATTCCAGGAAGAATTCCTGGAAGGTAATTTTTATCGGTATAGTCTGGGTAGTAAATTTCCTATCGTAGAATTCAAATACGCACTGGGTATCCCAGGTATCGCGAACAGCAGCCAGCAATATAATAAACTGAGTCTGAGTGTATCCGACTACGTGAAGCTGCCGCCTTTCGGTACGCTGTACTATAACGTTTATGGTGGCCGTATCTTCGGTAATCTGCCTTATACTTCGCTGGAAGTACATCCCGGTAACGAAATTTACTACTATAACAAATATGCCTTCAACATGATGAACCGCTTCGAATTCCTGAGCGATCGTTATGCAGGCTTCAACCTGGAACACACCATCGGTAATGGTATCTTCGCATATATCCCACTCATTAAAAAGCTGAAGTGGCGCCAGTTCTGGGAAGCTAAAGGGGTGATCGGTTCACTCTCTCCGGCAAACAGGGCACTGAACCTCAACAACGGCTATCCGTTCAAAACACTGGACCGCGACCCTTATGTGGAAGTAGGTACCGGTATCGAAAACATCTTTAAATTCCTGCGTGTCGACTTTGTATGGCGCGTTTCTCCGACGGCATTACCGGACGATACCAACAGCAAACGATTCGGCGTATTTGGCAGCTTTAAGCTACAATTCTAA
- a CDS encoding lipopolysaccharide biosynthesis protein → MSIKNLAGQTIYYGLSNIVSKLLNYFLTPFYLQILTYKAVAEMNIAYAYVPFANIVLTYGMETAFFRYAKKDNENMVLSTSMISLICSTIIATFLLFLLQNPVVHSNSGQLAGLLTHPESYLYLVMIMGFDALTAIPFAQLRYENRPMKYAAIRVANILTNVFFNVFFLLGVPYLYAKGHHWLPDIIGTNSQVSYIFLSNVLASGLTFVMFLPQLRKLRWVFDKVLWKDMISYSLPLIIVGMAGMVNETMDRAYFLPTYLKGSRQDQEKAIAIYSANYKLAMLINMFIQAFKLGAEPFFFKQAETDNPQRTYARIMKIFVALLCTMFLFVALYLNIWKIFLRKPFYYEGLTIVPVLLMGYIFLGIYYNLTIWFKLTNQTRAGAIITLISAGLAFLLNWWWIPVMGYFGAALATGVCYLVQMIICYVWGQKYYPVPYHLPKLLTYILLAIGIYYIYNWINTTFLSPKDIYAITASNVILATVFFLGYLAFILKMEKKEFARLPVIGKFLR, encoded by the coding sequence TTGAGCATAAAGAACCTGGCAGGGCAAACGATATATTATGGCCTTAGTAACATAGTGAGCAAGCTGCTCAACTATTTTCTGACACCGTTTTATCTGCAAATACTTACCTACAAGGCGGTGGCCGAAATGAACATTGCATATGCCTATGTTCCTTTTGCCAATATCGTATTGACTTACGGAATGGAAACGGCTTTCTTCCGTTATGCCAAAAAAGACAATGAGAACATGGTATTGAGTACTTCCATGATCTCATTGATATGTAGCACGATCATAGCCACTTTTTTGCTATTTCTGCTACAAAACCCCGTAGTTCACTCAAATTCGGGTCAATTAGCCGGCTTGCTGACTCATCCGGAAAGCTATCTTTACCTGGTAATGATCATGGGTTTTGATGCCCTGACAGCAATTCCGTTTGCCCAGCTCCGTTATGAGAACAGGCCAATGAAATATGCAGCCATCAGAGTAGCCAATATCCTGACCAACGTATTCTTCAACGTATTTTTCCTGTTAGGTGTTCCTTATTTATATGCCAAAGGCCATCACTGGCTCCCGGATATTATAGGTACCAACTCACAGGTGAGCTATATCTTTTTAAGTAATGTACTGGCCAGCGGCCTCACCTTTGTCATGTTCCTTCCCCAGCTCAGAAAGCTCAGATGGGTATTTGACAAGGTGTTATGGAAAGATATGATCTCCTATTCGCTGCCACTCATCATCGTTGGGATGGCCGGCATGGTAAATGAAACCATGGACAGGGCCTATTTCCTGCCTACCTACCTTAAAGGTAGCCGCCAGGACCAGGAAAAAGCCATCGCTATTTATAGCGCCAACTATAAACTGGCCATGTTGATCAATATGTTCATACAGGCGTTTAAGTTAGGGGCAGAACCATTTTTCTTTAAGCAGGCAGAAACGGACAATCCCCAGCGGACCTATGCCCGTATCATGAAGATATTTGTGGCGCTGCTATGTACCATGTTCCTTTTTGTAGCACTTTACCTGAATATCTGGAAGATATTCCTGCGTAAACCTTTCTATTACGAAGGACTGACCATCGTGCCGGTATTGCTCATGGGATATATCTTCCTGGGTATCTATTATAACCTGACTATCTGGTTTAAACTGACCAACCAAACCAGGGCTGGTGCAATAATCACCCTGATTTCTGCCGGACTTGCATTTCTGCTGAACTGGTGGTGGATACCTGTTATGGGGTACTTCGGGGCAGCCCTGGCAACTGGCGTATGTTACCTGGTGCAGATGATCATATGTTATGTCTGGGGACAAAAATACTATCCGGTACCTTACCATCTACCTAAACTACTTACGTATATATTGCTGGCAATAGGAATTTATTATATCTATAACTGGATAAATACTACTTTCCTTTCTCCAAAAGATATCTATGCCATTACCGCTTCCAATGTGATTTTGGCTACCGTCTTTTTCCTGGGCTACCTGGCCTTTATCCTGAAAATGGAGAAAAAGGAATTTGCCCGTTTGCCGGTGATCGGTAAATTTCTCCGCTAA
- a CDS encoding MBL fold metallo-hydrolase encodes MIELHQFTFSPMQENTYLLINEKKECIIIDPGCYFQDERKELLQYIQTEGLIVTRLLNTHCHLDHIFGNKLVSETYKVRPEIHPQEQVVLDNSQQAGAMYNMPFDPSPMPSRYLHEGEIIPFGKDELEVILTPGHSPGSVSFYCASQKLLIAGDVLFFQSIGRTDLPGGDYDTLLASIREKLFVLPDDVRVFPGHGPATTIGFEKRNNPFLV; translated from the coding sequence ATGATCGAACTTCACCAATTCACCTTTAGTCCCATGCAGGAAAATACCTACCTGCTTATTAACGAAAAAAAGGAATGTATAATTATAGACCCGGGTTGTTATTTTCAGGACGAAAGAAAAGAATTATTACAATATATACAAACGGAAGGACTAATTGTTACACGGCTGCTGAATACTCACTGCCATCTGGATCACATTTTTGGTAACAAATTAGTGTCTGAAACGTACAAGGTTCGTCCTGAAATTCATCCGCAGGAACAAGTGGTGCTGGACAACTCACAACAGGCTGGTGCTATGTATAACATGCCTTTTGATCCTTCCCCGATGCCCTCCAGGTACCTGCACGAAGGGGAAATTATACCCTTCGGAAAAGATGAGCTGGAGGTAATCCTCACACCAGGACATTCTCCGGGAAGTGTATCATTTTATTGTGCCAGTCAGAAATTATTAATTGCGGGAGATGTGCTGTTTTTCCAGAGCATCGGACGAACAGACCTGCCTGGTGGCGACTATGATACGCTGCTGGCCAGCATCCGGGAGAAACTTTTCGTACTGCCGGACGACGTTAGAGTGTTCCCGGGACATGGACCGGCAACAACCATCGGTTTTGAAAAAAGAAACAATCCATTCCTGGTATAA
- a CDS encoding gamma carbonic anhydrase family protein encodes MAYILPLNGHTPQLPEDTFIAPNATIVGDVIMGKGCTVWFNAVVRGDVNSIRIGDNVNIQDNAVIHCTYQKSQTIVGNNVSIGHNAILHGCTIADNVLIGMGAIVMDNARIDSDSIVAAGAVVLAGTHVEKGTIWAGVPAKKVKDIDTSLINGEINRISKNYAMYASWYEGVIPKEKTR; translated from the coding sequence ATGGCATACATTCTACCTTTAAACGGCCACACACCTCAATTGCCGGAAGATACCTTCATTGCGCCAAATGCTACAATCGTTGGTGATGTTATTATGGGAAAAGGCTGTACCGTGTGGTTTAACGCCGTTGTGCGCGGAGATGTAAACAGTATTCGCATCGGCGACAATGTGAATATCCAGGATAACGCTGTTATTCACTGCACCTACCAGAAATCACAGACCATTGTAGGGAACAATGTGTCCATAGGCCATAATGCTATCCTCCATGGCTGTACGATCGCTGATAATGTGCTGATAGGTATGGGCGCTATTGTGATGGACAATGCCCGTATAGACAGTGATTCCATTGTTGCAGCAGGTGCAGTGGTACTGGCAGGCACACACGTAGAAAAAGGTACTATCTGGGCCGGCGTTCCCGCCAAAAAGGTAAAAGATATAGATACGAGTCTCATTAATGGCGAAATCAACAGAATATCAAAGAATTACGCCATGTACGCTTCCTGGTATGAAGGCGTGATTCCAAAAGAGAAGACGCGTTAG
- a CDS encoding SDR family NAD(P)-dependent oxidoreductase: MGKLDNKVVFITGGNSGIGKACALAAAKEGAIVMIADLITSDPSAVLKELSDLGAKNAFIAIDVSKSDSVKEAIAATVKQFGRIDVALNNAGVGGPYSGIHDMPDEVWQRIIDINLTGQFYCVKYELQQFLTQGGGVIVNLSSLAGLVAEPGLVPYTAAKHGVLGLTKNIAAQYGGQHIRANAICPYYIDTPLLANLPAEIRKKWEDRTPIHRLGLAHEVANAFIFFASDDSSYCNGSILTLDGGVLAS, encoded by the coding sequence ATGGGAAAGCTGGACAATAAAGTTGTATTCATTACCGGCGGCAATTCCGGTATAGGTAAGGCCTGCGCACTGGCCGCTGCTAAGGAAGGTGCTATTGTAATGATAGCTGACCTGATCACTTCAGACCCTTCTGCTGTATTAAAGGAGCTCAGCGACCTGGGTGCTAAAAATGCTTTTATCGCTATTGATGTAAGTAAGTCGGACAGCGTAAAAGAAGCCATAGCAGCCACCGTGAAACAGTTTGGCCGCATAGACGTGGCGCTTAACAATGCTGGGGTAGGAGGGCCTTATTCCGGCATCCATGATATGCCTGATGAAGTATGGCAACGGATTATCGACATAAATCTCACCGGACAATTCTACTGCGTAAAATATGAATTGCAACAGTTCCTGACACAGGGTGGTGGCGTTATCGTCAACCTTTCATCGCTGGCAGGACTGGTAGCAGAACCTGGCCTGGTACCATATACCGCTGCCAAACATGGTGTGCTGGGACTCACAAAAAACATTGCCGCACAATATGGCGGTCAGCATATCCGCGCCAATGCCATCTGCCCATATTACATTGATACGCCATTACTGGCAAATCTGCCTGCAGAAATCCGTAAAAAATGGGAAGATAGGACTCCTATACATAGGCTGGGGCTGGCACACGAAGTAGCAAATGCTTTTATCTTCTTTGCCTCTGACGACAGCAGCTACTGCAACGGCAGCATTCTTACGCTGGATGGTGGCGTACTGGCGAGTTAA
- a CDS encoding transcriptional regulator, protein MNINPIGNLNKVFESRIRLGVMSILMVNDEINFNDLKQMLEVTDGNLASHLNTLEENGYIKVHKGFIGRKTNTTYAITAAGEKAFKGHLVALENMIRFTK, encoded by the coding sequence ATGAATATAAACCCGATCGGTAATTTAAATAAGGTTTTTGAGAGTCGTATCAGGCTGGGTGTGATGAGCATCCTGATGGTGAATGACGAGATCAATTTTAATGATCTCAAGCAGATGCTGGAGGTTACTGATGGTAATCTGGCGTCTCACCTGAACACGCTGGAAGAAAACGGCTATATCAAAGTCCACAAAGGTTTTATCGGACGTAAAACCAATACGACCTATGCGATTACTGCAGCCGGTGAAAAAGCCTTCAAAGGTCATCTGGTGGCCCTTGAAAACATGATTCGGTTTACGAAATAA
- a CDS encoding diacylglycerol kinase family protein yields the protein MSNSYFRKRLASFGYAFTGIFSFVKSEPHARIHAVATVIVVVAGCWFHVGKQDWLWLIWAMAIVWITEMMNTVIEKMMDHLSPAIHPTVKFIKDVAAGAVLVAAFAAAITGAVIFWPYIFR from the coding sequence ATGTCAAATTCTTACTTCCGGAAAAGACTCGCCAGTTTCGGTTATGCATTTACAGGGATATTCTCATTTGTAAAATCGGAACCACATGCACGTATACACGCTGTAGCCACTGTGATAGTAGTGGTAGCGGGTTGCTGGTTTCATGTAGGCAAGCAGGACTGGTTATGGCTGATATGGGCCATGGCCATCGTCTGGATTACAGAAATGATGAATACTGTCATTGAAAAAATGATGGACCACTTATCGCCGGCCATTCATCCTACCGTAAAATTTATCAAGGATGTAGCTGCCGGGGCAGTGCTGGTAGCGGCTTTTGCCGCAGCTATCACCGGCGCTGTTATCTTCTGGCCCTACATCTTCCGTTAA